The genomic segment gacttttttcatatcatcaaaggaagcagagatattctaagtgctacagttagaggaaacaccctgtataggtaATGCTATATAATGCGGTATTAAGATCGAAAAATACGGGAAAATAGAATTATCATTCTTTCCCTGAACTCGTAATTGCACGTGTCGCGTACACTACGTAGGCGCGAGAAGCGTTACGATCAGAGTAATGATTGCCGATTCGCGATTGCAGAAAACCAGCGTATGCCTGGAGGACTATATCCCGCGTCGTGGCAGCATCGAGCACTTGTCGCCGTACCAAGTGCTGGGGAAGCTGGGATCCAGCGAGAACGAGGTCATCGACGGCGGATTCATGAAGTACGATCCGAGTAAATTGGAGGATTGGGACCTCAGCGACATCAGTAATTGCGACTCGAACCGGCGCACCTCCGCCGAGGTACGTTTGCAGGCGTTGGCCGCGTTGAAATCGATATTAAGCTGACGCTGTGGCGCCCTTCTTCCGACGAATGAAACCGATCGTGAAATCTTCGCCTCTCGCTTCGAGAGCGGATCTCGAACAAATTTATTCTCACCGCGCGCCGTGAAACATCGCCGTCTCGATTAAGACACTTAATCTCTCCTTCGGTTCGTTAAGGTCGACTCGTGCACCTTCCGCGACGATCGATTCGAGTCGATCAGACTTCAGCGTGCAGGAGAAATCATGCATTGATTCGTGTGTTTCGGTCTCGCGTTCCAGAATTTGCCGCGGATCGAAATTTACAGCGACAAGTCCGCGGTAAGAGGACCTTCTGCGGGTGCGGACGTTGTCGACTACTCGCGGAATGCTGAAACCGGCGAGGCCGAGACGAGCGAGGTCGAGATCTCGTGCGTCCTTCGTGATATGACCTCGCCGCTGCAGAAGCCTGAGACTTTCGGCAAAGCAGCGTCGCCGATGCCCGATTCTGATAAACAGTCCAAGTATCCCGACGACTTGCTCGCAGATCAGAACAGGTATTGAACATGTTCTTTGCGACAATCTACTTGTTTCTCAAGGCATTATCATGTAATTACTAACGTGATGGATGTGAATAAATTCATCTTTCAGTTCGTTGAAGTATTTCGAGCCTCCTAAGATGTCGGAAGTCTGTCAAATATCACCGGTTTGTGAGCTAGCATCGTCGCCAGGTCGTAGGGAACCATTTTTCTTGAACGAGGAACTGCACCGCTCGGTTTTGGGTAAATAtcgacaataataaaatataataatcgagAAGTCGAGTgaaaatacatacataaaaatattatgagCCTGTAATaccttatacagggtggcccattttaatttatacagtcgattttttaaaaaactaaaagagatacgaaaaaatgtttcagacagacatgtcacgatttcgagggggacataaggtGATACCATTGggttgaccttgaatagtcgtttgaaggtcacgcgaagatcaccttcaatttcttaaactgaaactccaactttttattgcagattcttattctccatcgaaaagtaagtaacttttgtctgaaacatttttccgaaaaatgtcatcttatgtccttaaaatgtcctcaaaactcatcttgaagatcattttaaggacataagatgacatttttcggaaaaatgtttcagacaaaagttgcatgttttctcgcgtagaatccgaatccgtaataaaaaataccatgtctcattaaaaaaacaatttcagaattctaacttccggtctgaaattttttttaatgagacatggtattttttattacggattcggattctacgcgagaaaacatgcaactcttgtctgaaacatttttccgaaaaatgtcatcttatgtccttaaaatgatcttcaagatgagttttaaggaaattttaaggacataagatgacatttttcggaaaaatgtttcagacaaaagttacttacttttcgatggagaataagaatctgcaataaaaagttggggtttcaatttaagaaattgaaggtgatcttcgcgtgaccttcaaacgactattcaaggtcaaaccaatggtatcatcttatgtccccctcgaaatcgtgacatgtctgtctgaaacattttttcgtatctcttttagttttttaaaaaatcgactgtataaatttaaatgggccaccctgtataatcgCAAGTTAATCAAAGATTTTCTCTAAAGTATCTTTAAGAGATGTCTCAATCGGTAGGTTAACAGTAACAATTAATCATGAGCAATTTACGTAAAAAACTTCCAAATTTCGTTAATTCAATCTTTCAATCTTCAGGCAACAAATCACAGATCCTCGTAAGTTGAATTTCACATCTCAATCTTTCCGCCCTGAAAGCTCCGTAAAATCCCAGTTGCGGAAGACGCGGAACGAATCTCAATTCGCGGAAGAAGTGACGATGAGTGAAATTCCTCTCCCTATTTACAAGAAATCGTCTGCGGTGTAGCCGAATGTACGCCCGACCGCAATCGCCGCGCGAGGACCCTTCCTTCGTCCCATCGTCCCATCGTCCCGCTACGTACTTATCCGCTCTTGGATTCTATCCCGTTCGGGCGGTCGGGTAATCGTCCGGAGTGTAGAAGGTACCCAACTATTCGCGTACGTGACTAGTTAAACCGCGGACGTTCCATTTGGCAGATACGATCGGAGGGTCCTGCAGGAACGGCGCCGTCGTCCGGGAATCCGATCGATCGGCTGGCCAATCGAGGTTGATCTTCGGCCGCAGCCTGTCGAACGAGAGCGAGCCTTACGACGAGCCGTATGAATCCAAGGAGCTGCGTGCGCATTCCGACGTAACGAGCAAACTGATCAGGACGATATCGGAGGAGTCGCTGCCAAGGGAAATGCTGGAGGGGGTGGACGAGGAGGTGATCGTCGACTTCTTCGACGAGGGTTTGGCGAAGGACGCGACGGGCAACTCGGTGAAAGATGGCCATCCGGATCAGCCGGCGAGAACACCGCCGCCGAGTCCGGAGCCGAAGATCAAAGCTCAGATTCTGGACAACGATCACTCGAGTTTGCTGAAGGTACTGAATGATGAGGCAGCAGTCGATGGGAGCAATCTCAGCTCGATGACGCCGAGCCTCACCGAGCTGGAGGTGGCGCTCTCGGATATGCTGGAGAAGGAGGATCAGCCTGACGAAAGCGCCAAGAGCGAGAACACGAACGGAGATTGCAAGCAGATCCTTGCCGAGAGGATTCTCGAGCCGAGGATCGTCCCTGTGGAGAAGCGCAATGCGATTGACGAAATAATGGATCGTCCAACGACCAATGACGCTCTTCTAGCTGATAGCGCGCCCGAACGCAAGACAGATCAGTCATCCACATCCTTGGAGCAGATTCTCGGAGACTCGGACTCGACCCCGAAGACGAGGAAGGTATCCTTTTGCATCTGGGAAGAGAGGGTCATGACGGAAGTCGATCTGAAAAACGACGAGAAACCGGAAACAAGCGAGAGCACGTGCGGCGCCGCGGCTAGTGCTATTTCCAAAAAGCTAGGATCGAGTTGCGACTTCTTCGAGAATCTGGGGGAGGTCAATGCGAAGGATAAAGTCAGCACAAAGTCCGTCGGAGAAGCGCCCGAGAAACCGGACAGGTTGTTTCACAATTTGGATGATGCAGCGGAGATATTGCAGCAGATCCCGACGCCGCCACGAAGAAGAAACAGGAGCTCGGGCGTCATGAAGGAACCGGTCAGGATTGTAGAAAGTCACCACGAAGAACCTGACCCGTATCCCAACGACAGactcatttaataattttttatcgcaCGTGATTTAGCAGCTTAGCAGTCTTGCTGTTAAATTCATCGTACGCGACGATGCAAGGTTCTGAAGATCCTTTTGTGCCACACATGAattaatattgggttggccaaaaagtaattgcgttttttccaatagatggacatacatgtcttgaaatgtaactaacttcattctaaaccgcaaattcattatgtaggttaacaactcacggttcaagcttgttttacaaaaagaaagtacacgatttcgttaacaattgtttgtttgccgtcgatttcaaaatggaaaatcaaaaagaacattttcctcatattttggtttattacttccgaaaagggaaaaacgctgtgcaagctcataaaaagttatgccATGTATATGACGAacatgctttaaaactgcggcagtgtcaaaattggtttaataaatttcgatctggagattttaatgtgaaagatgcaccacgctcgggaaggccaatcgaaattgatgatggcaaaataaaggcactgatcgattccaatcggcgtttaacgacacgagagattgctaagaatcttaacatatcgaaatcgagtgttgaaaaccattcaaaacgacttggatacattagtaagctcgatatttgggtaccacgtgagctgaaagaaattcatctcactaagcgtattgacatctgcgattctcttttgaaacgtgaggaaaatgatcgatttttgaaacgtatgataacaggcgacgaaaaatcgatcgtctacaacaacgtcaaacgaaaaagatcgtggagcaagcgtgatgaacctgctcaaagcacttgaaaagcagatattcaccaaggaaagattatgctgtcagtctggtgggactgtgtattttgagctgcttgcaaggaatcaaaccattaattcagacgtatactgtcgtcaactggataaattaaatgattccATCAAACAAAAACCTCGAGAAtaggtgaatcgcaaaggtgttgtgtttcaccatgataacgccagaccacgtacaagtttggtcactcgtgaaaaattgttgcagcttgaatgggatgcgttaccacatccaccatattcgccagacctggcaccatcagattaccattcgtttggttctttgcaaaacgccttgaatggtaaaacctttactgctgatgaggatatgaaatcgttgttggaattgttttttgctgaaaaagataagaacttttttgagcgcggaatcatgaagttgcctgaaaaatggcaaaagataatcaaacaaaatagacaatatattgtttaataaagtttttgtttcccatgaaaaattcgccttttatttatataaaaaaaaacgcaattactttttggccaacccaatacatctAACTcgttaaattgtaattattacatcACACGAGTGGTTCAAATTTATATCGGAATTTATTTGTGGCGGTTAAATTCCGACGTAAGTCTGAACTCTTGTAAGTTCGTAACCATCGGTATGCAGATTAATAAAGAAGAACAAAGAGCGAGAATATACGAAGGAGTGATATCAATTCCTGAAAATCAGCATGCTCTCCTCCTCCCTACATCGCGATAGtgtaaaaatgcaaaacaatTCTTCTCTTACTGAGATGATAAGTGATGCTCCTGTTTTCCTGCGATATTGCATATAGGAGAATTGAGACGTGAAAAATATCTTCCGAGTAGCGTAAAGGAGAATGGAAAATCATGTGCGTTCCGCGGATCACACGGTgagacaaaatattttcctgtgTTATGAGATTCTCGCCGGAGGCTGATCGACTCAAGTCGGTTGCAGATCTGACCATCAATGAGTTAGGAAACATGGAGGATGTTCAATACAGCAAGTGTACTTGTTCACTTTTACTGAATTCTGTTTCGCGAGAGCTcggtaaaaaaagaataaaattttcttcttttttgtgcgatcttctaatattttaatgtttcgtGACTGTAGTCATTAGCGTATTCCCgaacttaattaatattcaaagttaattaataatattcattattttattgagaattaatatcgatttatCCGCTTTGTAGTAGATGTATCCGAATTGTTTTTCATTCGGATTCGCGATTCTCTAATCTAGAACATAGTCTGCATTATTCATCTTTGTTGCGTtgaataaatagataaaaatttttcattagcaAAGTTACTGGACAAATGCTTCTTAGGACACCATCATGTTGATGTATTCGGCATAAGTCGCCCGTCAGTTTTTAATCCCGGTGGTCGGCATGCAGGGCATGATCCGCGAGGGAAAAGTCGCTGAAGAAGAAACAAGAAAACGCGGGAGCAAGAGTGGAAGACGAAGTTTCTCATTACGGGAAAGCTTTGTGCGAAGACTCGAGTCGCACCTTAATCTCGTTCACGTTTGAGGAACTAAGTTCTTGTAACATACTGTGCTGTATAGCGAGCATCAACTTTGTCGCAAGTTGcttaataattatcgttttGCAGTCGTGGCATCGTTCGCTCAAGCTTCAGCTTAGATCGAGGTAAAGAACTTTATGCAATGGCACTTGACATCTTCCTTacattatctttatattacaACGATCCGCAgacgaatatttttttataataatttttaatgtaatacatCCATGAAAAGCGCATCTTTAAGAATACAATTTCACGCCTTCTTATGTTTTCTTATTAGTCACGATTTTAAACTGAACATATGCgcgatgataattaataaaaatcagttcagttataataaaataataaaataataggaaAGTGGAAATAATTTGCACCCTGCTGAACTTTGAAGAAGATAGTAAAAGGTTTCGGAAGCTCGCGCCTGTACCTTTCTCGTAATTTGTTGCGCTTCCGTTATTATTAGCGTTATTACACTCCCAACATAATAGCCAGCGACGACGGTTCGAACCTCTTGCAATATCGGAGAAACTCTATCTGCGGAGAAGATTGATTTTTCGTCTGCGTCATTATTTTATCGGCCAGCTGTCGAACCATGTTTAAGGGGCACCGtgctctttccctctctttctccgcgtCCGGACAAGTATCCGCTTACTCATTACCTTTTTAATTATCTCTCGTCGATGGAGCCCTGCTATCGCTGTGCATTTAACGGACCGTCGTTAATCGTTTCCGTAATATTACCGTGAGGAAAATCGAAAAAGAACCTCCTAATTATACAgacataataatacaaatgcaAACGATATATTGATATGTATAACATATCTCACGAAATTAAAAGCAGTTTTTAATTGCTTGTTATGCAATTATAAAGGGAAATATGTAAGCTGAGCAAATGAGAGAATAATCGGAGATATCTCACTAGATTTTTAATCGCGACAAAGCGTAAGTCGcgttttccgcgacgctgattggttacctcgcttggctcgaacttcgtgtggcttgaacttcgtgttgcgaatgtcagaatgtcatagtggctgtcagtgcggttatattgataaatttgtgtttttatttgtgtatttatttcatcgtaaaaaataaaataaaatagcgcgcgcatagcgtataatataaattttaatggctagaactctttcatttattgttttaacgaattttaaatcatcgagaactctaggcaaaatgccaattaacaatataaatagcacagaactccttggaaaagaaaaaaatttaatggctagaactctttcatttattgttttaacgaattttaaatcatcgagaactctaggcaaaatgccaattaacaatataaatagcacagaactcctcggaaaagaaaaacattttaatggtTAGAActctttcatttattgttttaacgaattttaaattatcgagaactctaggcaaaatgccaattaacaatataaatagcacagaactcctcggaaaagaaaaacattttaatggtTAGAActctttcatttattgttttaacgaattttaaataatcgagaactctaggcaatatgccaattaacaatataaatagcacagaactcctcggaaaagaaaaaattttaatggctagaactctttcatttattgttttaacgaattttaaatcatcgataactctaggcaatatgccaattaacaatataaatagcacagaactcctcggaaaaagaaaaaattttaatggctagaactttttcatttctaaatctaaaggatttttaatcgtcgaaaactcttcgcaatatgccaaatccactcttaaaaaagccgtgttaaatgtcttcgggtggaggttaacaatttggtagagtatgataattgtgcatataataaataatagatgaatattattattcgaaaacattattaatattgaaaaataaaatagcgcgcgcctgtgttgtactagtttAGGAAAAAGTGTCGTGTTACGGGTTTCACGAGCGGTTTCAGAAAGTTTACGGCTTTCGAGAGACGACAAATCTGGGAAAAGTGTGGTCTGATCGCTCTTCGTGTTCCAGGAACGCTCCCGATGCGGTTTGAAATTAGCACGGACGGATTATAAGGCCTGGCTGTTCGTGACACTTCTATTAGTGGCGCGGAAAGAAGACGAAGGAGAatccattctctctctctctctctgtctgtctgtctctttccttttcctgCTTCATCTTTCTTCATCTTAGTTTTTTCCGTTCATTATAAAATCGGTACGCGTGCGGCTCGTTTTCTTCTAACGTGACGCATCTGTGAAGTCATTTTCGTTGCGCTTTTCTTACTTTATCTTTTAGCTCGCATCAAAAGTAacactgaattaatttttttctgaacATATTTGTAATAGCTTTtgcgaagaaagaaaaagtcacagtaataagaaaaagtttggtatgtcaaaaaatgttaatataaatagaaacgTTACTCATTTAGAACTGACGGCAAGCGATCGAAGAAGCTATTCAATCAAAATTGATGCAAGTAGACCTTTCAGTAAAACTCTCGAGGCAGGTATGTCTTTTTTacgctctctttcttccttcggAGAACTAtcgtaaaacattttttgcagTAGTTTACTGCAGGTATACACAAGCAACGCGATACGCGCTAAAGTCAATTGCCACGATAAGGGCGAGACAATGTGACACTTTGTCGAGAGGACTTAAGCGTAATCTCCAACGGAGTAAGTCCGTCTTAGGATGTACTTAGAGTAAGGTGTGGTCCAAGAAACTCTCCGAGCGGATATCTCTTCCGTGGTATCTGGTATCGCTATGCTTCCCTATGCAATAGCCTACGGTGTCTGGATACGCCGAAAATAGTGGTATCCAGGCggagaatttataaatatctgatAAATAATGCCTCCTTCATCAACTCGGACGGAATCTCAGCACAAAAAGCTCGAACaagaagaaaacaaattaatcgaaaaaattaatcgatcggtggaagaagaaaaggtaaATGGTACTCGATTAAAAATCTGatgcaacatttaattattgcaaCATCTGCCAAAAATTTCTTCGGGAAGAGATACTAACAAATTTCGACATTATAGATCGAATATATCGCCAAAGCATAGATCAGTAAATGACTCGAAAATTAACAGCATTTTTAACTGCAGCCAGTTTTCATGTAATCAAACGCGGATCTCAGGGTAGGACTTGCCGATCTTCGGGATCAGACGTGTGTCGCGCGGATTTTCTTGCGTTCTTCCGATTATCGCGGCGTGGTCGATACActctcagaaaggatttctgataacaagacgaaaaatattcttcactaatttaatcgtattacaagtataaaatatatgaaaataaaacaatttttaatttaaatcagtaatttctattcttctctctcgaattaaataagattgtctcactgtcttgagacaagagtaccatatacaaatttatgcttatatattcttgtatgtagaataatttgatattagcgccactttatagtaggctttgtcaatgtcgacgcatcattttctcacagtcgctcgtcgactcggcgcttctgcgtcctttattcggataaaacggccaatatttatgtgttgcaatcgaaaatcgggaaagtgtttctgttatttacaatgaataagtgcaatggaaatgtcttatctcgaatcttatttctcaagtaagtttattgtatatacttacttacatttccatatcttttaatatttcttgtagagtattgcacttattcattgtaaataacagaaacactcccgattttcgattgcaacacataaatattggccgttgtgtgcagattctacaaattctcttagaagaatagaataagatgtcttttagatctgacaatattcttaaatcaagaatattttgaacttgctagaaatttttatctaaatccttctgagaaaattaatgagatagcaccaagattattttaatctagattttcgaattttctattcgagattaaaatatgcttcttttcagtaataaatatgattgtcgctatagcgatcttattttatgatagattaaagagtaatagcattaagtccagaaatcttttctgtgggtgtagcgagagggttgacaatcgtcgtgtaccagttataaaagacaccgGTCACgcaatcgcgtaaacta from the Ooceraea biroi isolate clonal line C1 chromosome 13, Obir_v5.4, whole genome shotgun sequence genome contains:
- the LOC105285110 gene encoding uncharacterized protein LOC105285110 → MTTGNTFTNIYPSLKEEGSVLGGATQRVTSSEIGYAGSPPRDILARGRSIDSVDRPFHPSDWVDVNLEVSGPPRASSVLTNSTVDTSPYPATTPTSSCSNMKNVTPVPPPRRKKRNRGRPLPPKPDEIPENATSNLRCGDAASEEPLRSPARSPKINDADDQDNDAETRTTGRISTEDARHEGRRMKEIYEHKVNGTGRIISSDVVSGKRTSADKKTSRTSEPSHHHRKVVENDEYERFAWSQSIKDSSTPNRQDRRKSKELEKRIKDSSRDDDRPEANTRTKNYSTVSLPNYDELDVSRHPAKSTTKDERGMGEKMKSKRPVRSSTGSLPAESFLSPFSEKTSVCLEDYIPRRGSIEHLSPYQVLGKLGSSENEVIDGGFMKYDPSKLEDWDLSDISNCDSNRRTSAENLPRIEIYSDKSAVRGPSAGADVVDYSRNAETGEAETSEVEISCVLRDMTSPLQKPETFGKAASPMPDSDKQSKYPDDLLADQNSSLKYFEPPKMSEVCQISPVCELASSPGRREPFFLNEELHRSVLDTIGGSCRNGAVVRESDRSAGQSRLIFGRSLSNESEPYDEPYESKELRAHSDVTSKLIRTISEESLPREMLEGVDEEVIVDFFDEGLAKDATGNSVKDGHPDQPARTPPPSPEPKIKAQILDNDHSSLLKVLNDEAAVDGSNLSSMTPSLTELEVALSDMLEKEDQPDESAKSENTNGDCKQILAERILEPRIVPVEKRNAIDEIMDRPTTNDALLADSAPERKTDQSSTSLEQILGDSDSTPKTRKVSFCIWEERVMTEVDLKNDEKPETSESTCGAAASAISKKLGSSCDFFENLGEVNAKDKVSTKSVGEAPEKPDRLFHNLDDAAEILQQIPTPPRRRNRSSGVMKEPVRIVESHHEEPDPYPNDRLI